The window GGTTTTGTTGATGGTAAAATGATTTTTTTGCAGGGAAGCCCGGTTTTAGCCGAAAAGAATGGTGTTTCAACAGGAAGGCTTTCGGGTATTGTTGCCCACCATGTGCCCGCCTACCTTCAAAAAAACAGGTTACCCAGCTACCAAACCAATTGCATTGAAGATTGGGAGCAAAAGGTTGATGCCATAGTTGACGAAACTTTTAATGAAGATATGCGCCTCATCAGCGGCATACCGCCCTGGTGCCAGATGTATTTCGACAGGCTTTCGGCAAAGGCCGGTGGCAAAAAGGTGAAAGATATTTTCCCCAACTTTAAATTGTATGTGCATGGCGGCGTAAACTATGAACCATACCGCGCCCGGATGGAAGAAAGTATCGGCTTTAAAATTGATTCTATCGAAACTTATCCCGCATCAGAGGGATTTATCGCTTTCCAGGATTCGCAAAAGGAGCACGGGCTGTTGTTATTAGTTGACTCGGGCATATTTTACGAGTTTATCCCTTCTGAAGAGTATTTTAACGAGCACCCAACCCGCATCAATATCAAAGATGTGGAACTGGAGAAAAACTACGCGCTCATCATGAACACCAGCGCCGGGTTGTGGGGTTATAGCTTAGGGGATACCATTAAATTTATATCTAAAAATCCTTATAAGATCATTGTAACCGGTCGTATTAAACATTATATATCAGCCTTTGGCGAACATGTTATTGGCGAAGAAGTGGAACATGCTTTAATGAGCATTGCAAAGGCCGAGGGCGTGGACGTAATTGAATTTACCGTAGCCCCCCAAGTTAACCCACCGGTCGGGCAACTCCCTTACCACGAGTGGTTTGTAGAGTTTGGAACACCACCCGCCGATCTTCAATCCTTTGCCATAAAAGTGGACAAAGCCCTGCAAAAGAAAAATATTTACTATTTTGACCTGATTGAAGGTAACATTTTGCAACCTTTGATCATCCAAGCCCTACAAAAAAACGCGTTTATAAATTACATGCGTTCAGAAGGAAAATTGGGGGGACAAAATAAGGTGCCAAGGCTATCAAACGACAGGAAGATAGCGGATGGGTTAA is drawn from Mucilaginibacter ginsenosidivorax and contains these coding sequences:
- a CDS encoding GH3 auxin-responsive promoter family protein, coding for MGFKSVLSKVFAALVNRELNQLRKNALTLQQNTFSNLIHQAKDTAFGKAHNFSQINNYEDFKRNVPIHDYEDLRPYIDRVVKGEENVLWPGKPKYLAKTSGTTSGVKYIPISKESMPQHIKAARNALLAYIHETGNAGFVDGKMIFLQGSPVLAEKNGVSTGRLSGIVAHHVPAYLQKNRLPSYQTNCIEDWEQKVDAIVDETFNEDMRLISGIPPWCQMYFDRLSAKAGGKKVKDIFPNFKLYVHGGVNYEPYRARMEESIGFKIDSIETYPASEGFIAFQDSQKEHGLLLLVDSGIFYEFIPSEEYFNEHPTRINIKDVELEKNYALIMNTSAGLWGYSLGDTIKFISKNPYKIIVTGRIKHYISAFGEHVIGEEVEHALMSIAKAEGVDVIEFTVAPQVNPPVGQLPYHEWFVEFGTPPADLQSFAIKVDKALQKKNIYYFDLIEGNILQPLIIQALQKNAFINYMRSEGKLGGQNKVPRLSNDRKIADGLKAYI